The Cloeon dipterum chromosome X, ieCloDipt1.1, whole genome shotgun sequence genome includes a window with the following:
- the LOC135945288 gene encoding BET1-like protein gives MASAYNIEDQDEDTLDSQNRYLAENLSGKIAFEIETEAKEHHTLLDGISMDFESGTGLLNGSMNRINKMMSGGRSNRKAMFCVAGLAITVFLVFYFGSSAMFNAPE, from the exons ATGGCATCAGCATACAACATCGAGGATCAGGACGAGGACACGCTTGACAGTCAAAATCGCTACCTGGCTGAAAATTTGTCGGGGAAA atTGCCTTCGAGATTGAAACGGAAGCGAAAGAGCACCACACACTCCTGGACGGGATCTCAATGGACTTCGAGTCTGGTACTGGTTTACTCAACGGCAGCATGAATAGAATTAACAAAATGATGAGCGGCGGTCGCAGCAATCGAAAGGCTATGTTCTGCGTCGCAGGCCTCGCGATCACAGTGTTTTTGGTCTTCTACTTTGGCTCCTCTGCGATGTTCAATGCACCCGAGTGA